The DNA window ACGACAACGGCTTTGCCATCCTCCGCACCGAAGCCGGGCAGGTCGCGTTTCTCCACGCGACGTGCACCGAGTGGAAGAACCTGTTCTCCATGGAGATTTATGGCCGCGACGGCAAACTGTCGATCGACGGCCTCGGCGGCAGCTATGGGGTGGAAAAACTGACCTATTACAAGATGCTTCCCCAGATGGGCCCGCCTGAAACGACCAGCTGGGAATACCCCTTCCCCGACACCAGCTGGGATCTGGAATGGGCCCACTTCGTCCAGTGCATCCGCGAGCGCAAGCAGGCGATGGGCAACCTGGATGACGCCCTGGCGACGCTGGTGGTCATCGGCGAGCTGTACCGGCAGTCGCCGGAGATCGTGCCGTTCTCCGGCGGTCATTGAGAATCGCAGCCGATTTTACCCCAACCGTCGCTTTTCATTCGAAGCGAGGGAATCGTGAATCATCTCGAACATTCGATGGCAGCGCTGATCAACAGCGAGTTGTCACGGGTCTGCGATCCCGCGCAGTGTGGCCGATTGCAAGGATTGCTCCAGCCGCCATCGCTTCTCAGCCTCGCGTGGGACTACGGTAGACCCGACGAGCGTTTCGATTGCTGGCAGGTCGGTCGCTCCCTGTGTGGTCGTGTGCTTCTCGTGTATTGCGAAAGTGGGTTCGGACCGTCGTTCCCCTGGGGATTCGTATCAGCCGCCGAAGGTTCGATGGGCATGGATAGTCAGTGGCACTCCGGCCTTGAAGATGCCGCAATCGGCGCGGGTTTGCTTCCTGCGCCTGCCGGCTATGAGGCACCAGGTCCGCGAACCAATCCCCTCGTCTAACCCCTGACGCCCCCCAATAGGGGTGGCGGATATGGATACCAGAGCAGGCTCTGCCTTGTGATATCTCGCGAAAACAGGTCGGAATATAGGTGAATCGGGGCGGCAATCCATTATTCTGGCAGGTCGCCCGAACCCGCGTCGGGGTCGATACGTTGTTGCAGATAGACCATGCTGTTATTCCGATCCCTCGGGCCCGCCGGGCTCTCCATCTTGTTGCTTGCGATTTCCGCCGGTTGCCAGACCGGGACGCAGGTCGCGCGCCATCGCCTGATCGAGCATCAGGCGTTGATCGATTTCACCGGGCTTCGCGCCCCCGAGGTCGTTGAGCCGGTGCGCGTTCAGGTCGCGGTTCCGCAGACGTGGGTCGTTCATGATGTCGAACACCGCCCGCTCTTTACCCATCAGCAATGGAAGAGCCCGTCGGCCAGGACGGCTGTCGGCGTGATCTACGCCCGGCTTCCACTGCCGGTGAGTTCGGGCACCATCCTGTGGCTCGCGACCAAGCAATACACCGCCCGTGGCGACGACGGCAGGGAACTGGGCCGCTGGGACGACGAAGTCGGCCGTAAGTGGTTCGAATGTGAGACCGCGAAGTATCACGCCCGCGGCTATGTGATCGTCAACGGGCTGGACGCGTGGATCGCGTATTCCGGCTTTCGCACCGACGTTCCGCCGGAGCCCGGCGAGATCACCATGGGTATGCGGTGCATGGAATCGTTCGTGCCGATCGCGACGGGGGAGGAAGCGTCCAAGAGCCTTCCGACATCGCGGCCATCAACGCAGCCTGCTCTACCTTAGATCAGACGATTGATTAGCGGTCGCACCGCAGGTGCACTCTTTTCCTCCCAAGGTCACCAGGAAGAGTGCACCTGCGGTGCGACCGCTAATCGACCACGCCCGACGCGAACTGGCATCCCCCCTCCTTCGATCCTGTATCGGTTCGATGTATCCTTTGCGGCATGTCCACCGCCGCTCCACTGCGTGACATTCTGCTCAAGCTCTGCCGCCGGGAAGACCTGACGCGCGGCGAAGCTCGCGACGCCTTCACTCACCTGATGTCCGGCCAAGCGACCGACGGGCAGATCGGCGGCTTGCTGGTCGGGCTTGCGGCGAAGGGGACGACGGTCGAAGAACTGGTCGGCGCGGCGCAGGCGATGCGGGCGAAAGTGCTGCCGGTCGAATCGCCCGCCGGCGGCGTCGTGCTCGACACCTGCGGCACCGGCGGCGACGTCCGCGGCACCTTCAACATCTCGACCGCCGCCGCCATCCTCGCGGCGTCCTGCGGCGTTAAAGTCGTCAAGCACGGGAACAAGTCGGCGACCAGCAAGAGCAGCAGCGCCGATGTGCTGGAACACCTGGGCATTAAGCTTGAAATCACACCCGAAATCGCCCATCAGTGCCTCGCGTCCGCCGGGATCTGCTTCGCCTATGCCCGTAGCCATCACCCGGCGATGAAGTTCGTCGCGGCGACGCGCACGTCACTGGGCATTCCCACGATCTTCAACCTGCTCGGCCCGCTCACAAACCCCGCCGGCGCGGCGCATCAACTGCTCGGCGTGTTCGCGCCGGAGCTCACGGATCGCATGGCGACCGTGCTGCGCGAGCTGGGCAGCAAGCATGCCTGGGTGGTTCACGCCGAGGACGGCCTGGACGAGCTGTCGACGCTCGGGCCGACGCGGGTGAGTGAACTAAAGGACGGCGAAGTTCGGACGTTCACGGTCGATCCGGAAGACGTCGGTCTGCCTTACGCGCGGCTGTCGGACTTGCAGGCCGAATCGCCGGAAGAGTCTGCGAACATCATTCGGCTCATGCTGCAGGGCAAGCCGGGCGCGGCGAAGGACATCGCCGTGCTGAACGCCGGCGCGGCGCTGCTGGTGGCGGGGAAGGTCAGCGAACTGCGCGACGGGATCACCGAAGCCGAGAACGCGCTGGAATCCGGCAAGGCCGCCGAGACCCTGGCGAAGTGGGTGAAGAGTTCGCACGGGTAGGGCGGACGACAGCCGGAGCAACACGCCGGGTCTGAGCGGTACTCCGCAAGACCCGGATTCTGAGTGGGATCCGGGATCGCCTTTGTAGGGTCCGCCTTGGCGGACGCGTCGGCGTGCGCTCGCAGTCGGCCTTGCGGATACGCGCACCGTCTATCCGCGATCGTGTCGATCATTAGGTCGAGTCTTCGCTCGCAGGGTGAGTTTTCGCGTCCGCCAAGGCGGACCCTACGAACTCACGCACTATGCATCCGCGGCCCCGGCGGTTGCTGCTGGATCAGCTCCGCCTCGCTGTCGAGCATCTGGTTCCATCGCTTCGCGACGGCCGGCTCGGGCATGATTTGCTCGGCGAGCTGGATGAACGTGCGATAATGGCCGTGCTCGCTTGCCCACAATCCCCGGTACAGCTTTTTCAATTCCGCGTCGTCCTCGACCCTTTCTCCGAGAAGCTTGAACCGCTCGCAGCTGCGGGCTTCGATCAATGCAGAAATCATCAGCCGATCGACGAGCTCTTCCGGCCCCTGCCCCCGCCGGACGAGCTTGTGCAGCGCCGAAGCGTAGGGGTTGCCGTGCTGGCGGGTGAGCTTTCCGCCACGCCGGGCGAGCATTCGGCTGACGACCGAGAGGTGTTCGACCTCGTCCCGCGCGATCGCGGTCATCGCCGCCACCCAGTTCTCGGGCGGGTTGGGCTCGGGCCAGCGGTTGAGCAGTTCCAGGGCGTTGGCGGCGGCTTTCTTTTCCAGGTGCGCGTGGTCGTTCAGCAGGTCGAGCGGCCTGGCCAGAACGCCGGCGGCCCATTCGACGGGCGTGGTATAGCGGAGGGGAAGATCGGCGTCGCGTTCGCGGGTCATGACCGGCGAAGCATACACGCCGGCGACACCGGCAACGAACTCATGCAGCTGTCCCGAAAACAGAAGTGATGAACGCCAAGACGCCGAGGAGCCAAGGATGTGATCCAAGGGATTGCAGCCCTTAGAGTCTTGGCGTCTCGGCGTTCAATCCTGATTCGCCGCCGGGGCCGTTGCCGGTTGCGATTTTTCGCGCTGCATCGGGCTGGGCTGGCGGAACTTGAGACCAATCAGGCCCAGGATCACTCCCAGAGCGACCACGATGAGCACAATCCACCGGCCGTCCACAGACGCTGCGGGAACCTCGCGGGGGTTATCAGGGCGGTCGATATCGGGCATGAAAGGTGAGTGTAGCGGAAGAGTTGGGAAGTCGAATGTCGAATGACAATCCACAACCCACTCCCGCCCCGGCGCGCAAAAAAAGGCTGCACGGTGGAGGGTAGTACCGTGCAGCCTGGCGGAGGAGGAAACGAGGTTCGTGTGACTATGTTTCTTGCGGTTTCTCTCGTCCGGTCGCTTTTGGCGACTCTCTTTCACTTTTGAGGGTCTCCGACAGGCTGGTTCAGCTCAGCCTGTCGAAGCCCCACTTGACCCTGATCTCCCCTGAGCCCCAAACCTACCGGGGTCAGAGCCTGTTGCAGAGCAGTCCGTCGGCATCCATGCCAGGGTTCCCGTCTGCTCTCGGCCACATCATGCGACCTCAAAGAACTACAATGTAAATGCCGTGCCAATCGCCGAAAAAATAAGCTTTCCCCGTTACAATTACGCTAAGCCCGCGAAAAACCGCCATGAGGACGTCACAGACCCGTTTTCCTTTGCGGTCCTGCCCTCACGGAAGCTACACTGTCTCGTTACCTGCTCATCCGCGTTTGCGTCGGCGGCCGACGAACAATCCGGCATTACGCCCTTTGCTGCCCAAACCCTGAGCACCCTTTGGTCGGCGGGTGCCGCGGGCCGTCGAGTGCAACTGGGGGCCGAAGAGAAACTTGTGTTGCAGAACTGTCACGCCCGAGCTGTAAATCACTGATGACTTTCCGCATCCGACAGTCGAAGACCCTTCCGACCTTCGCATCGCGTTGGCCGCGGTTGCATCATCCCAGGAATTGCCGGCCGGCACTGCTCGTGATGTTGCTCACGGTGCTGTCGGCACTGGCAGTCGGTTGTGGCGGCCGTGCTGCCGCCACTGCCGTTGGCAGCCTGCGCCTGACGCCTCTGCGCGACGAAGGCGCGGCGAGCCCCGATGGCATCAGGCTCGCCGGTGCCGGCAACGAATGGGTGAGCTTCATCGTCCAGCTGAGCGACCTTCCCCCGGGCGGGACGGCCGGTCTGTCGGTCGAGTTGTCTCCGCTGCTTAATCCTGCCATCGACACCACCGCCCTGCCGCCGACCGATGTTGCGGTGTATCAGCTCATCGACATGCCGATGGAAACCGGGCGGTCGGAGTTCGTCCGTCACGTGGGCCAGTCCACCGGGCAGATGAGCGTGTCGCGGGCGCTGCTGCCGCTGCCGGACGAAGTGGGCCGGTTTTCGCTGGCGTCGTTGCGCTCGTCGGCTTTCGCCGACGGCCCCGGTTCGGCCCCCGGCAAGACGGTCCGCCTGTGGGTGGATGTGCGGGCCGGAAAGGCCACCCCCGCCGGCACGTATGCGGGTAAGTTCGAGGTGGTGTCGGTCGGAAAAGGCACCGCTCGCGGGGTAGCCGCCGGTGCAACGATCGCCGGTGCGGCACTTGGCGGTACGACGATCGCTTCGACCCCCGTCGAACTGAAGGTCCACAACTTTACGATTCCCGATCAGCGGGCGCTGAAGGTCGTCGGCCGGGTGGGGTGGGAGTCGCTGGTCCGGCACTACGAAGGTGATTTCGAAGCCGTCACGCCCCGCAAGCTCAATCGGACCGACGACAAGTATGCAGTCACCGTTCGTCGGCTCGATGCGCTGATGTCGCTGGCACAGCGGCACCGCGTCTCGCTGGTCTACCCCGACCTGCAGCCGACGGTGAAGTGGCCGTCCGACATCAACAACGCCCCGCCGGACCTGTTCTGGGACGACTTCGATTCCCTGATTGCGCCATGGCTGACCGGCAAGCGGTTTCCCGATGAGGTGGGCGTCGGCTTTTGGCCGCTGCCGGAATACGACCAGCTCCTGAGCCTCGACATCCGTTCGCGGCTGGCCTACTGGGGCCAGTGCGCGTCTCACTTCGATCAGCGCGACTGGATCGACGTCGCGCCGGTGCTGCTCCGCAAGGCCGGCGGCGGGCGGATCGAAGGGGCCGACGTGATCGAGATGTCGATGGAGGCGGCCAAGCTGCTGGCGTCGCACCCGCGGATTGCCGTCAGCACGCCGCTGGCCGACGGGCAGGTCCAGGTGATGGACCCGAACCAGCCGCCGGTTCTGGGCGGGGTGGACCGCGTTGACCCGATCCACATCCGCAGGCTGCGCACCGCCGCCCCGGGCCCGATCGCCTGGAAACAGGAATGGCCGGCCGGCCTCGAGGAACCAAGCCACTGGCTGCGGACCGATCTGCCCGATGCCGTCAGTGTCACCGGCGCCGGCGGCGAAGAGCGCGACATCCGTCAATGGGCGTGGCTCGCGTTCCTTCGCAAGGCCGACCAGGTGGTTTTCGGGCAGGCGTTGCCCGGCTTCAAGTCCCCCAAGACCCTTGCCGACCCGGCCGAGCTGGTCTGGTTCTATCCCGGCGAATGGTTTGGGCAGGCCGAGCCGGTGGCCACGGTTCAGCTGAAATGGCTCCGCGCCGCCGAGCAGGACTTCGAATACCTCAACCTCGCCCGCACGCGCGGCGAGACGCTCAACTCCCTCTGGATGGCCCGGCTGCTGACCAAGCCGGTGGAGGTCGGCCGGGTCGCCGATCCGTCGTACACCCTGATGACCGGCACCGCCGACGAGCGCGCCTGGATCGAAGCCCGGCGTCTGCTGGTCAAGCTGATCGAGCTGCGCGGCGCGGGCGAAGTCGACCCTGTCGCACAGTCGGCGCTGGAAGTCGAAATCCTGCAATGGGCTCGCCCGCAGGAGCGGCCGCTGCTCATTGGCCGCAGCACCGATTGGACCTGGAAGCGCCGCCCCGACGGCAAGCTCTGGGTCAACCTCACCCTCGGCCTCGACATCTACAACGCCTCCGACATCGCCCCCGGCGACAACCAGCTTCTCTGGACGGCGGTCCCGCCCGGCTTCGAGCGCCGGCCGGAACCCATGCCGGTTCCCAAGCTCGACCCGTTCCGCGTCGTTCGCGGCGGACTAGTAGCGAATGTAGACCCCGATAAAGTCCTGCCCACCGTCCGCCAGCCACTGGAACTGGAACTGACCGTCGATAGCCCGACCGTAAAGTTCACCAGTCCGCTCAAGCTGTCGTTGCCGGTGGCGATGACCGATCGGCGGGAAGGGCGCTTCAGTTTCGACGGTCGGCTCGAAGACTGGATCGACGCCGACAAGATCCACGACGGCCCGCTGGTGAAAATGCTGTCGCGCCCCGCCGTGCTCGCCCAGGCGATGGAGCCGGCCGCCACGCCGAGCCGTGTCTACACCAACTGGGCGGCGGAGAACTTCTACGTCGGCTTCGCCGTCGAAGGCCTGAGCAAGGCCGATCCGGCCGGCGGCGGGTTCAAGAACTTCGTCGAATACCAGGCCCGCCGTGCCTGGGGCGAAGACCTGTGCCAGGTGCTGATCCAGCCGATCTACGGCGACAACACCCTCGGCCCGATCCTGCACGTGGTCTGCAAGCCCAACGGCAGCAACTGGGTGGAGCGCAAGCTCGACCCGCGACTGAACGCCGACCCGTGGGAATCCTTCGAAGGCACCGGCACCCGCTACGCCGCCCACCTTTCCGGCGACAAATGGACCGGCGAATTGGCGATCCCCTGGAAGGTCCTCGACAGCAAAGAGCACGGCCGCCCCACGCTGCTGCGGTTTAACTTCGTCCAACACCGCTCGGCGTTCGGCGAAAGCGCCAGCTGGGCCGGCCCGGTCGATTTCGGCCGCGACGACGCCCTGACCGGCCTGCTCGTCCTGAAGTACCCCCTGCCCGGCAACCCCGGCGACGCCGTCCAGGCCCCAGGCGGATCAGGCACGCCCGGCGTGATCGAACGATAGGGAGACGGCCTCAAGAGCCCCGCGCTACTTCGCCCGCATGCGGTTATTCTTCGGGTTGTGCTCCAGTTCGCACAGGCCCAGTGCTTCCATGAGCGGCGGCACGTAGACGCCGAAGCGGCCACGCAGGCCTTTCTTCAAACCGTACCACCCGCCGACAGGATTCTTCGACGAGCGACCCCAGGCTTCCACCGTGCCTTCTTTCGCGGGCTTTTGTTCGTCGGCACCGCCGAGGTCCATCCAGTCGCCGCGGGCTTTCAGCATGGCGTGGAGGTCCTGAATGCACCGCGCGTCGTAGTGTAAAACCGTTTTGCCCACCGTGCAGACAAGGATCGCCACGCCATCCTTGGTATCGGCGTGCATCGTGAATTCCGCGGTGCCCGGCGGCGTCTTGAGCGCCAGCGGGTTGTCCTTGGTTCGGTCGAAGGTGGCCATCGGGTTGCTCCGTCGCTTGGAGGTGTTCGCCGGCATCTCATCCGGACGCTACTTGCTGAATCCCGCACGCCGCCTGTTTAGCGGTCGCACCGCAGGTGCACTTTGATCGCACGCCATTCAATGATTATTAGGATCACCTTCCACGAATACCCGCCGTCAGCTCCCGCGTCAGCTTCAGGTACATGTCGCCATACTCCGTGGACGGCTCTACCTCGGTCCCCTCGTGCCACTCGTTGAACGTCGTGATCAGCAGAAACGGCTGGTCGGGCCCGACGAACGCCGACGCGACGCCCCAGTTCTCGCGATAAAACTGCCCGCGCCGGCGGTTGATCGTCACCCGCTCGGTGCCGCGCAGCGGCGTGTCGTCGTAGCCCGGCATGACGTTAGGGATCAGCCGCATCCCCTGGGCACGTGCGGCGCTGTCGGCCGACTTGAACTGCTTTTGCACCGCGTCGAGGAACTTCGGCCGGTAATACATGTTGTACGCGGTGACGGCCTGGAAGTGCTCCTTCAGGAACGCCCAGTCGAGCTTGTCCGGCGATTCCCA is part of the Humisphaera borealis genome and encodes:
- the miaE gene encoding tRNA-(ms[2]io[6]A)-hydroxylase, translating into MDHILGSSASWRSSLLFSGQLHEFVAGVAGVYASPVMTRERDADLPLRYTTPVEWAAGVLARPLDLLNDHAHLEKKAAANALELLNRWPEPNPPENWVAAMTAIARDEVEHLSVVSRMLARRGGKLTRQHGNPYASALHKLVRRGQGPEELVDRLMISALIEARSCERFKLLGERVEDDAELKKLYRGLWASEHGHYRTFIQLAEQIMPEPAVAKRWNQMLDSEAELIQQQPPGPRMHSA
- a CDS encoding DUF6855 family protein is translated as MATFDRTKDNPLALKTPPGTAEFTMHADTKDGVAILVCTVGKTVLHYDARCIQDLHAMLKARGDWMDLGGADEQKPAKEGTVEAWGRSSKNPVGGWYGLKKGLRGRFGVYVPPLMEALGLCELEHNPKNNRMRAK
- the trpD gene encoding anthranilate phosphoribosyltransferase; its protein translation is MSTAAPLRDILLKLCRREDLTRGEARDAFTHLMSGQATDGQIGGLLVGLAAKGTTVEELVGAAQAMRAKVLPVESPAGGVVLDTCGTGGDVRGTFNISTAAAILAASCGVKVVKHGNKSATSKSSSADVLEHLGIKLEITPEIAHQCLASAGICFAYARSHHPAMKFVAATRTSLGIPTIFNLLGPLTNPAGAAHQLLGVFAPELTDRMATVLRELGSKHAWVVHAEDGLDELSTLGPTRVSELKDGEVRTFTVDPEDVGLPYARLSDLQAESPEESANIIRLMLQGKPGAAKDIAVLNAGAALLVAGKVSELRDGITEAENALESGKAAETLAKWVKSSHG